A single region of the Paramicrobacterium fandaimingii genome encodes:
- a CDS encoding alpha/beta hydrolase, translating into MSQQREFVSAGRTTIISVSGIDTGIDYVLVHGIGMGHRYWSDFAEALGRTGRVFALDLPGFGDAPEPEEPLDMAASGDLIAEIVESEGLRKPVLVGHSMGTEIVVEAAARHPESAYRVVLIAPTVNPRERTAAKQAVRMLQDVSMSKPKVMVLGIMYYVKAGPRWYIKKLGTMLEHHVEDSLPKVTAPVLVLRGRTDTIVPEYWAREVTGLVPDGRYIELDGHGHEAMITGGLRVAKLVAEHAGAELPDDDKIAAAPPLTALGRARIWAADYLYAGSRQALSLLRRRPPARYLKGDRRKPIIVLLPGVYETWVFMAPIADRLSMAGYRVNVVYGMKHNRRPIVDTSRMLQRALERVHVPSAGRIIVAHSKGGLIGKHLMSEADLGVRGMVTLCTPFAGSKLATFAVGKTLREFGPANGTITALAGETSVNERITSLSPSFDPHIPDGSALEGARNIPMLGAGHFLTLASEEAEDSVLAEVERFAAVSS; encoded by the coding sequence ATGAGCCAGCAACGCGAGTTCGTCAGCGCCGGGCGCACCACAATCATCAGCGTCTCGGGCATCGACACCGGAATCGACTACGTTCTCGTTCACGGCATCGGCATGGGGCACCGGTATTGGTCAGACTTCGCCGAGGCGCTCGGGCGCACCGGGCGCGTTTTCGCCCTCGACCTGCCCGGGTTCGGAGACGCGCCAGAGCCCGAAGAGCCGCTCGACATGGCGGCATCCGGTGATCTCATCGCCGAGATCGTCGAGAGCGAAGGGCTGCGCAAACCCGTGCTCGTTGGCCACTCGATGGGCACCGAGATCGTCGTCGAGGCCGCCGCAAGGCACCCCGAGAGCGCCTACCGCGTCGTGCTCATCGCACCGACGGTCAACCCGCGTGAGCGCACAGCGGCAAAGCAAGCAGTGCGGATGCTGCAGGATGTGTCGATGTCGAAGCCCAAGGTGATGGTGCTCGGCATCATGTACTACGTCAAGGCCGGGCCGCGGTGGTACATCAAGAAGCTCGGCACGATGCTGGAGCACCACGTCGAAGATTCACTGCCGAAGGTCACGGCGCCCGTGCTCGTGCTGCGCGGCCGCACCGACACCATCGTGCCCGAATACTGGGCACGTGAGGTCACCGGGCTCGTGCCAGACGGTCGCTACATCGAGCTTGACGGGCACGGCCACGAGGCGATGATCACCGGCGGGCTGCGCGTTGCGAAGCTCGTCGCGGAGCATGCCGGTGCCGAGCTTCCCGACGACGACAAGATTGCCGCCGCTCCCCCGCTGACGGCGCTTGGGCGTGCGCGCATCTGGGCTGCCGACTACCTCTACGCGGGCTCCCGCCAGGCCCTGTCGCTTCTGCGGCGCAGGCCGCCAGCGCGCTACCTCAAGGGTGATCGTCGCAAGCCCATCATCGTGCTGCTGCCCGGCGTCTACGAAACGTGGGTGTTTATGGCGCCGATCGCCGACCGACTCTCGATGGCCGGATACCGTGTGAACGTCGTGTACGGCATGAAGCACAATCGCCGACCCATCGTCGACACGTCACGGATGCTGCAGCGCGCCCTTGAGCGCGTGCACGTTCCGTCGGCTGGGCGCATCATCGTCGCCCACAGCAAGGGCGGACTGATCGGCAAGCACCTCATGAGCGAGGCGGATCTCGGTGTGCGGGGAATGGTGACGCTGTGCACGCCGTTCGCTGGGTCGAAGCTCGCGACGTTCGCCGTGGGCAAGACGCTGCGTGAGTTCGGTCCGGCGAACGGCACCATCACAGCGCTTGCGGGCGAGACGTCAGTGAACGAGCGAATCACGTCACTCTCACCCTCTTTCGACCCTCACATTCCGGACGGCAGTGCCCTCGAGGGTGCGCGCAACATTCCGATGCTGGGAGCAGGGCACTTTCTGACGCTGGCTTCAGAAGAGGCTGAAGACTCTGTGCTCGCCGAGGTTGAACGGTTCGCGGCCGTATCCTCATAA
- a CDS encoding type II toxin-antitoxin system VapB family antitoxin, with protein MALNIKNERVHALAREAARMTGGSQTSAIEQALELLLREHGVDATSFERINRLERMLMMGDRFRREERRSVRGVSSVDELYDATTGLPR; from the coding sequence ATGGCGTTAAACATTAAGAACGAGCGAGTGCATGCGCTTGCCAGAGAGGCCGCACGGATGACCGGTGGATCGCAGACGAGCGCCATCGAGCAGGCGCTTGAGTTGCTCCTGCGCGAGCACGGTGTTGACGCGACAAGCTTTGAGCGAATAAATCGGTTAGAACGGATGCTCATGATGGGCGATCGCTTTCGACGGGAGGAGCGCCGCTCTGTGCGTGGCGTCTCGAGCGTCGACGAGCTCTACGACGCGACCACAGGGCTGCCGCGGTGA
- a CDS encoding type II toxin-antitoxin system VapC family toxin, producing the protein MIVDSSALLAVIQGEPEARECAELMLAEACRMSVANWVEAGIVVDNRSIDTQRELDELLMLTETTIEPVTAEQGRVARDAYRRYGRGSGYPARLNYGDCFAYALAVTTGEALLFTGADFSETDVRFARRI; encoded by the coding sequence GTGATCGTCGACAGCTCGGCGTTGCTCGCCGTGATTCAGGGTGAGCCAGAGGCCCGCGAGTGTGCTGAGCTCATGCTCGCTGAGGCATGCCGCATGTCTGTCGCTAACTGGGTGGAGGCCGGCATCGTCGTTGACAATAGGTCAATCGACACGCAGCGCGAGCTTGACGAGTTGCTGATGCTCACCGAGACCACGATTGAGCCCGTTACTGCGGAACAGGGACGTGTGGCTCGTGATGCCTACCGCCGATATGGACGGGGATCTGGGTATCCCGCTCGGCTGAACTACGGAGACTGCTTCGCGTACGCGTTGGCGGTTACCACGGGCGAGGCTCTTCTTTTCACGGGAGCGGACTTCTCTGAAACTGATGTGCGTTTCGCCCGGCGGATCTGA
- a CDS encoding ArsR/SmtB family transcription factor, which translates to MATTATLTHTAALARLGHALSDTTRTGILLALRESPAYPSDLADALGVSRQVMSNQLACLRGCGLVESIPDGRRAWYRLADPHLAPALNELLQVVLYIEPDCCDGDGCACS; encoded by the coding sequence ATGGCGACGACGGCGACACTCACTCACACCGCAGCGCTTGCCCGTTTGGGGCACGCGCTGTCCGACACGACTCGTACCGGCATCCTCCTTGCGCTTCGTGAGTCACCTGCGTACCCGTCGGACCTGGCCGACGCGCTGGGTGTCTCGCGCCAAGTCATGTCGAATCAGCTAGCGTGCCTGCGCGGCTGCGGCCTTGTCGAGTCGATTCCCGATGGTCGCCGGGCCTGGTATCGTCTCGCCGACCCACACCTCGCCCCGGCACTCAACGAGCTTCTGCAGGTTGTGCTGTACATCGAGCCGGACTGTTGCGACGGAGACGGATGCGCGTGCTCATGA
- a CDS encoding cation transporter, protein MSTAPKSRRHVLHRRIKLIVAATIVYNVVEAIVAISAGAVASSAALVGFGLDSSIEVLSAGAVAWQFTRREPERWEKPTLRVIAVAFFALAVYVTATSVLALVGRVEVEHSTVGIVLTAVSVIVMPFLSYAERRAGRELGSATAVADSKQTLICAYLSAAVLAGLVLNSLFGWTWVDAVAGLVIAVFAFREGIEAWKGDTCATSVGMVLDDGHIDAQQ, encoded by the coding sequence ATGTCGACTGCACCAAAATCCCGGCGGCACGTGCTTCATCGTCGAATAAAGCTCATCGTCGCGGCGACGATCGTCTACAACGTCGTCGAAGCCATTGTCGCGATCTCTGCGGGTGCTGTGGCATCGTCAGCAGCGCTTGTCGGGTTCGGGCTCGACTCCTCTATCGAGGTGCTTTCGGCCGGAGCCGTTGCGTGGCAGTTCACCCGTCGCGAACCGGAGCGCTGGGAGAAGCCAACGCTTCGGGTCATCGCTGTCGCATTCTTTGCGCTCGCTGTCTACGTGACTGCTACGTCTGTTCTCGCGCTCGTCGGACGCGTGGAGGTCGAGCACAGCACGGTCGGCATCGTACTCACGGCCGTGAGTGTCATTGTCATGCCGTTCCTGTCGTATGCAGAACGCCGTGCGGGCCGAGAGCTCGGATCTGCGACAGCAGTTGCCGACTCGAAGCAGACGCTCATCTGCGCGTACCTGTCGGCGGCGGTTCTCGCGGGGCTCGTGCTCAACAGCCTGTTCGGTTGGACGTGGGTCGACGCTGTTGCTGGCCTCGTCATTGCCGTCTTCGCGTTCCGTGAGGGAATCGAGGCGTGGAAGGGCGACACTTGTGCCACATCCGTTGGCATGGTCCTCGACGACGGGCACATTGACGCCCAGCAATAG
- a CDS encoding HAD family hydrolase: MSLPSTQSSVVFWDFDGTLAQRDGLWASALIDALASVDPAASVDNSRLRAGLAMGFPWHTPETAVGPLSADEWWRCLRPTFVRAFTAAGVHEELAKEASNRVGAEFYRVNAWELIEGAIDALTMTRAAGYRNVIVSNHGPELPRLVDSLGLSCLIDFTVTSAKIGAEKPHPLIFESAMSRADVSPADDVWMVGDNPIADVEGAERLGIRALLADGIYADAAGLTTLEAAHVIAASTHPVRE, encoded by the coding sequence ATGTCATTGCCATCAACGCAATCGTCCGTTGTCTTCTGGGATTTCGATGGCACGCTAGCGCAACGGGACGGGCTATGGGCGAGTGCGCTGATTGATGCGCTCGCATCGGTCGATCCCGCTGCCAGCGTCGACAACTCCCGGCTTCGCGCGGGGTTGGCGATGGGATTCCCATGGCACACGCCTGAGACGGCCGTCGGTCCTTTGAGTGCTGACGAGTGGTGGCGATGTTTACGGCCGACATTCGTCAGAGCGTTCACAGCTGCCGGCGTTCATGAGGAACTGGCCAAGGAAGCATCCAACCGAGTGGGAGCAGAGTTCTACCGGGTCAATGCGTGGGAACTGATCGAAGGTGCCATCGATGCACTCACAATGACCCGTGCTGCCGGGTATCGCAATGTGATCGTCAGTAACCACGGTCCAGAACTCCCACGGCTCGTTGACTCGCTCGGGCTTTCCTGCCTCATCGATTTCACCGTCACGAGCGCGAAGATCGGAGCTGAGAAGCCACATCCACTCATCTTTGAAAGCGCGATGTCCCGTGCCGATGTTTCTCCCGCGGACGACGTGTGGATGGTCGGGGACAATCCGATCGCCGATGTGGAGGGCGCGGAACGGTTGGGGATCCGGGCGCTATTGGCAGACGGGATTTACGCGGATGCGGCCGGGCTTACAACACTTGAAGCGGCACACGTGATCGCGGCAAGTACGCACCCCGTACGAGAATAG
- a CDS encoding HNH endonuclease signature motif containing protein, translated as MNSRELCSMLGRPLPMSDENARLADRYWMIRDMVELDDECESPVAGYEDMLGADFDELGLAYESAQRAQANVIDSLQRAHDNYRRSRDAIVAHSTSSTPSARISDDEAMERSFISEAAARMGITDRAAEAMVHEAETLVNDLPQTMDALRLGFTSYLHARTAAQQAWSVPPKARAEFDEQIVGMARTQSPTRFKQSARKLREKLHPESIQKRKTTAFEDRHVEVVPDEDGMAWMNVYHSADVALSIKSEARAHALRVRKAGDGRTLQQIEADSVVETVAAGLAGHRASASATAATTAEEESGGSSTGAEMGASTETGADFEAVTDGDEGTGCDESTEGDVGTGVARDSGTDTVTLTRAQLAALRPGVVVTVPILSLLGQSSEPADLAGYGPIDPETAANIIGSATSFTRVLTDPITGAQRIVDPDKYRLSEQLKRDIRLRDATCGFVNCDAPAWRCDIDHIVAWDDGGKSTPANLNSLCRRHHVLKHATNWQVSRLSDGALEWISPSGSRYVVRRE; from the coding sequence ATGAATTCGCGGGAGTTGTGCTCGATGCTCGGGCGGCCGTTGCCCATGAGCGACGAGAACGCCCGGCTCGCCGATCGGTACTGGATGATCCGCGATATGGTCGAGCTCGACGATGAGTGCGAATCTCCGGTCGCGGGGTACGAAGACATGCTCGGCGCCGACTTCGACGAGCTGGGTCTTGCCTATGAATCGGCACAGCGTGCTCAGGCAAATGTCATCGACAGCCTGCAGCGCGCGCACGACAACTACAGAAGGTCGCGCGACGCGATTGTGGCGCACAGCACCTCGAGTACTCCCTCAGCCCGCATTTCCGATGATGAGGCGATGGAGCGTTCCTTCATCTCTGAGGCAGCTGCTCGCATGGGAATCACCGATCGTGCTGCCGAGGCGATGGTGCACGAGGCAGAGACGCTCGTGAACGACCTTCCGCAGACGATGGACGCCTTGCGGCTCGGGTTCACCTCCTACTTGCACGCGCGTACTGCGGCGCAGCAGGCGTGGTCGGTTCCGCCGAAGGCGCGTGCAGAATTCGACGAGCAGATCGTGGGCATGGCGCGCACCCAGTCACCGACTCGATTCAAGCAGTCTGCTCGCAAGCTTCGCGAGAAGCTGCATCCCGAATCGATCCAAAAGCGCAAAACCACAGCCTTTGAAGACCGCCACGTTGAAGTGGTTCCCGATGAAGACGGCATGGCGTGGATGAACGTCTATCATTCTGCCGATGTTGCGCTCTCCATCAAGAGCGAAGCGCGCGCACACGCTCTGCGTGTGAGGAAGGCGGGCGACGGCCGCACTCTGCAGCAGATTGAGGCAGATTCCGTCGTCGAGACCGTCGCCGCGGGGCTGGCCGGCCACCGAGCCTCGGCCAGTGCGACAGCCGCCACAACAGCGGAAGAAGAATCGGGCGGATCCAGCACAGGCGCTGAGATGGGCGCGAGTACTGAGACAGGCGCAGATTTCGAGGCTGTCACTGACGGCGATGAAGGCACTGGCTGCGATGAAAGCACTGAGGGCGATGTTGGTACCGGCGTAGCTCGTGATTCTGGCACTGATACCGTAACCCTGACGCGGGCACAGCTTGCCGCCCTGCGCCCCGGCGTTGTCGTCACCGTTCCCATCCTGAGCCTTCTGGGGCAGAGCAGCGAGCCGGCTGATCTTGCCGGTTACGGTCCCATCGATCCCGAAACTGCCGCCAACATCATCGGCTCGGCGACAAGCTTCACTCGAGTGCTCACCGACCCGATTACCGGTGCTCAGCGCATCGTTGATCCCGACAAATATCGACTGAGCGAACAGCTGAAGCGAGATATTCGCCTTCGAGACGCGACCTGTGGTTTCGTCAATTGCGATGCGCCGGCCTGGCGTTGCGATATCGACCATATTGTCGCGTGGGATGATGGCGGAAAGTCAACACCAGCCAACCTCAACTCCCTCTGCCGTCGACACCACGTGTTGAAGCACGCGACGAACTGGCAGGTTTCTCGTCTCTCAGATGGGGCTCTTGAATGGATCTCCCCGTCGGGGTCGCGCTACGTCGTTCGCCGAGAGTAG
- a CDS encoding substrate-binding domain-containing protein — MNEPHAPLAASRRKAILRALANAGSVRITALTAELGVTAVTLRRDLKLMEEEGLLLRVHGGAVPPEGGVVADSGERRTTIHSVGVLVPSLSYYWPGVVRGIEKRANDNGARVLLRGTSYELQDERPVLQRMVEREGADAFIVAPNTDTPHAGDVVEWLHNTGLPFVLAERDATMPGDSAPAESVTTDHALGAAMAAHHLAELGHRHLSLITTQDSPTSRKVISGWRPGCASANVTATEHVVADHRSPEFGESAAHILDQLKDEGVTAVLIHPDAVALAIVDLALARGLSVPGDLSVIAYDDEIARLGSPALTAVHPPRFELGRTAYDLLLGRLADPDRAAHRVLLSPSLNLRASTAAPGRAS, encoded by the coding sequence ATGAATGAGCCACATGCGCCTCTCGCCGCATCCAGGCGAAAGGCAATTCTGCGTGCCCTCGCGAACGCCGGCTCCGTGCGCATCACTGCGCTCACCGCCGAGCTCGGGGTCACTGCCGTCACCCTTCGCAGAGACCTCAAGCTCATGGAAGAAGAGGGCCTACTGCTTCGCGTTCACGGCGGCGCCGTACCGCCAGAGGGGGGCGTCGTCGCTGACTCCGGGGAGCGACGAACAACGATTCACTCTGTCGGAGTGCTTGTGCCCTCGCTCAGCTACTACTGGCCCGGAGTCGTTCGGGGAATCGAGAAGCGGGCGAACGACAACGGAGCGCGGGTTCTGCTGCGTGGAACGTCATATGAGCTTCAAGACGAGCGCCCGGTTCTGCAGCGCATGGTTGAACGCGAAGGTGCAGATGCGTTCATCGTCGCGCCGAACACCGACACGCCGCACGCGGGGGATGTCGTTGAGTGGCTGCACAACACCGGACTGCCGTTCGTGCTTGCCGAGCGCGATGCAACGATGCCGGGGGACAGCGCGCCAGCCGAGTCTGTGACGACGGATCACGCTTTGGGCGCGGCAATGGCCGCGCACCACCTGGCGGAGCTTGGTCATCGGCATCTCAGCCTCATCACGACGCAGGACTCTCCGACATCGCGCAAGGTGATCAGCGGGTGGCGGCCCGGGTGCGCGTCGGCGAACGTGACGGCGACGGAGCACGTCGTTGCCGACCACCGGAGCCCCGAATTCGGCGAATCGGCGGCGCACATCCTTGATCAGCTCAAAGATGAGGGCGTGACTGCCGTGCTCATTCACCCGGATGCTGTGGCTCTCGCCATCGTGGATCTCGCCCTTGCCCGCGGTCTGTCGGTTCCGGGAGACCTCTCGGTGATCGCGTACGACGACGAGATTGCTCGGCTCGGAAGCCCTGCGCTCACAGCGGTGCATCCGCCTCGTTTTGAGCTCGGCCGCACCGCCTACGATCTGCTGCTTGGCCGCCTTGCCGACCCAGACAGGGCTGCGCATCGAGTGCTTCTCAGCCCTTCCCTCAACCTGCGGGCGTCGACGGCAGCGCCGGGACGAGCGTCGTGA
- a CDS encoding heparinase II/III domain-containing protein has protein sequence MITVFGYDRFIARITLTTGAMMLRRTDPGPLLSHVVSQLGCTASTLSTALQTHLLPPEASLPAPPAHDRDAWQSASAPELIRHALADKGTPWPQPLAHDAARVFSDGDRNTWEQNAFARVQRSSRSVIAAALTGDEIWRAEILDGVILLCEQSSWCWPAHDEAHAKRGWVLPDVAAPVLDLGAGEIAAHLAWLDHLLGAELEATYPGVQSRIRHEVRSRVLDPFVTRDDWWWMGDERTTINWTPWILGNVLTAALRLLDSPDDAALRAQIVCRVIVGLDRYVADLPDDGAVDEGYQYWWAGAARLLEALDLLGFATHDAIDPLGDISTLRETIAFPYRMHLGDHWFVSVSDARARALEPQPWHVLARAGRRVGDSHALDFARSQHPVLDASETMGLGRLALALTDEHADHSGRAPLPERVWLPSTQLLIVREAAGERHGLAVAAKGGHNDESHNHNDVGSVIVTSDGVPVIVDAGRPTYTAQTFSDDRYALWMMQSAWHNVPVIAGHTQPTGSDFAAHAVSAENDALSLDLASAYGLGGRVRWNRTTRLDRSALCVTVHDSWTWLDDTLRHAGSSQVRVLLAGRVALAPGAAHVVPLGGATPVDVTWNSSAPAALTTQHLDDPLLTDVWGETLTRLDIDVSALSELIVTIRQDCSGGER, from the coding sequence ATGATCACTGTGTTCGGTTATGATCGTTTCATTGCGAGAATCACACTGACGACAGGAGCAATGATGCTGCGCCGAACGGATCCAGGCCCTCTGCTGAGCCACGTTGTTTCTCAGCTGGGGTGCACCGCCAGCACACTGTCGACCGCACTGCAAACCCACCTGCTGCCTCCTGAAGCGTCATTGCCCGCGCCACCCGCGCACGACCGTGATGCCTGGCAGAGCGCCAGTGCACCGGAGCTGATTCGGCATGCGCTTGCCGACAAGGGCACGCCCTGGCCTCAACCGCTTGCGCACGACGCCGCGCGAGTCTTCAGCGATGGAGACCGCAATACGTGGGAGCAGAATGCGTTCGCGCGCGTGCAGCGCAGCAGCCGTTCAGTCATCGCGGCCGCCCTCACGGGCGACGAGATCTGGCGTGCTGAGATTCTCGACGGCGTGATCTTGCTGTGCGAGCAGAGCAGCTGGTGCTGGCCCGCCCACGACGAGGCACACGCAAAGCGTGGGTGGGTGCTTCCGGATGTCGCGGCGCCGGTGCTCGACCTCGGGGCCGGAGAGATCGCTGCGCATCTCGCGTGGCTTGATCACCTTCTCGGTGCAGAGCTCGAAGCGACGTATCCGGGTGTGCAATCGCGCATTCGCCACGAGGTGCGCTCGCGGGTGCTCGACCCCTTCGTCACCCGTGACGATTGGTGGTGGATGGGCGACGAACGCACGACGATCAATTGGACGCCGTGGATTCTCGGCAACGTTCTGACGGCCGCGCTTCGCCTTCTCGATTCTCCGGACGATGCGGCACTGCGCGCACAGATCGTCTGCCGCGTCATCGTCGGCCTCGACCGCTACGTCGCCGATCTGCCCGACGATGGGGCCGTCGACGAGGGCTACCAGTACTGGTGGGCCGGTGCGGCTCGCCTGCTCGAGGCCCTGGATCTGCTGGGGTTCGCCACGCACGATGCGATCGACCCGCTGGGCGATATCTCCACCCTGCGCGAAACCATCGCGTTTCCCTATCGAATGCACCTCGGTGACCACTGGTTCGTGTCTGTCTCCGACGCCCGCGCGCGGGCGCTGGAGCCGCAGCCATGGCATGTGCTCGCACGCGCAGGCCGCAGAGTCGGCGACAGTCATGCACTCGACTTTGCCCGCTCCCAGCATCCTGTTCTCGACGCAAGCGAGACGATGGGCCTCGGTCGCCTTGCCCTCGCTCTGACAGACGAGCACGCAGACCACAGCGGCCGGGCACCGCTGCCCGAGCGCGTATGGCTGCCGTCGACGCAGCTTCTCATCGTGAGAGAGGCGGCGGGCGAGCGGCACGGGCTTGCCGTCGCCGCGAAGGGTGGCCACAATGACGAGAGCCATAATCACAATGACGTCGGGTCGGTGATCGTCACAAGCGACGGGGTGCCCGTCATCGTCGATGCGGGGCGTCCGACATACACAGCGCAGACGTTCAGCGATGATCGATACGCCCTGTGGATGATGCAGAGCGCCTGGCACAACGTCCCGGTGATTGCCGGGCACACGCAGCCGACGGGCTCCGACTTCGCCGCGCACGCGGTGTCTGCTGAGAATGACGCGCTTTCGCTCGACCTCGCATCTGCCTATGGGCTGGGCGGCCGTGTGAGATGGAATCGGACGACGCGGCTTGACCGATCCGCGCTCTGCGTGACCGTGCACGACAGCTGGACGTGGCTCGATGACACCCTCCGCCACGCCGGTTCGAGTCAGGTTCGCGTGCTGCTTGCCGGTCGAGTCGCCCTCGCCCCCGGCGCGGCACACGTCGTTCCGCTCGGCGGCGCAACGCCTGTCGACGTCACCTGGAACTCGTCTGCACCGGCAGCGTTGACGACACAGCACCTCGACGATCCGCTGCTGACGGACGTCTGGGGCGAGACGCTCACGCGACTCGACATCGATGTGTCTGCGCTGTCAGAGCTGATCGTGACAATACGGCAAGATTGCTCAGGAGGAGAACGATGA
- a CDS encoding DUF2264 domain-containing protein, with amino-acid sequence MTNDGTPRSSGEWTRDDWVSFADRLLAPVRRYASPGCARVTFPGPEGGYGRAVDGLEGFARTFLIAGFRIAGARGVGVDDLIEFCARGIATGVDPEASDRWVRLDEHPQAKVEAASLALVLDLTRPWLWNTLDAVTQQRVIDYLAPVVGDDTYPRNNWLWFRIVVQTFLRSVGGPWSQRDVDDDLARHDSYRRQGGWFSDGDGRAFDHYAGWAMHLYPVLWARMAGASEIGGVEAATDVRALDEYIQDARHLVGADGSPLIQGRSLIYRFAAAAPFWAGVIAEVPSTSPGALRHAAEKIVRHFDDRGAPNSEGVLTMGWHNEWRQLAQSYSGPGSPYWAAKGLLGISLPADHPVWQSPAEPLPAEERDFTRFISAPQWAVSGTADDGIVRVANHGTSRDDDDALVGGSPLYTRLGYSTATSSLLDDRAWEQPLEQSLSLVDSDGRATHRSALESLEVHTDDATIAVAAASRWRAHLMSFDAHQQGHGSGMTGEATSIATITAVSVLRGAWEVRLARVDDIAAADSWSLRWGGWPVPADGTLVSSIHSLGRDADASAITQTDASPLTAVTTVPTLTTPLATGSWQAALLALAGTTDTGDASITIDADLASISWPDNTSTVLRLPSAASGPILSDPNQSLHYGTPR; translated from the coding sequence GTGACCAACGATGGGACGCCACGAAGCAGTGGCGAGTGGACGCGCGACGACTGGGTGTCGTTCGCCGATCGGCTGCTGGCTCCCGTTCGTCGTTATGCGTCGCCGGGCTGCGCGCGTGTGACGTTCCCCGGGCCCGAGGGCGGTTACGGCCGCGCCGTCGATGGGCTCGAAGGCTTTGCCCGCACATTCCTGATCGCGGGATTTCGCATTGCCGGTGCTCGAGGCGTCGGCGTCGACGACCTGATCGAATTCTGTGCACGGGGAATCGCGACGGGCGTTGACCCGGAGGCATCCGATCGCTGGGTTCGCCTCGACGAGCATCCTCAGGCAAAGGTCGAGGCGGCGTCGCTCGCACTTGTTCTCGACCTCACGCGGCCCTGGCTGTGGAACACGCTTGATGCGGTCACTCAGCAGCGCGTCATCGACTACCTGGCCCCCGTTGTCGGCGACGATACGTACCCGCGCAACAACTGGCTGTGGTTTCGCATCGTTGTGCAGACGTTCTTGCGCTCCGTCGGCGGCCCATGGTCGCAGCGCGACGTCGACGACGACCTCGCCCGTCATGACTCATACCGACGGCAGGGAGGCTGGTTCTCTGACGGCGACGGTCGTGCCTTCGACCATTACGCCGGCTGGGCAATGCACCTGTATCCGGTGCTGTGGGCGCGGATGGCTGGCGCGTCGGAGATCGGTGGTGTCGAGGCGGCGACTGACGTGCGCGCGCTCGACGAGTACATCCAGGATGCTCGGCACCTCGTCGGCGCTGACGGTTCTCCGCTGATTCAGGGTCGAAGCCTGATCTACCGCTTCGCCGCGGCCGCGCCGTTCTGGGCGGGCGTCATCGCAGAAGTGCCTTCCACATCGCCAGGTGCCCTGCGGCATGCAGCAGAGAAGATCGTGCGTCACTTCGACGACAGGGGAGCACCGAACAGCGAGGGCGTGCTGACGATGGGCTGGCACAACGAATGGCGCCAGCTCGCGCAGAGCTACTCGGGCCCAGGATCGCCCTACTGGGCGGCAAAGGGGCTCTTGGGAATCTCGCTTCCCGCAGACCACCCGGTGTGGCAGTCCCCGGCCGAGCCTCTGCCGGCCGAGGAGCGAGACTTCACCCGCTTCATCAGCGCTCCACAGTGGGCGGTATCGGGAACGGCAGACGACGGCATCGTGCGCGTTGCTAACCACGGCACGTCGCGCGACGATGACGACGCGCTCGTTGGGGGCTCGCCTCTGTATACGCGGCTCGGCTATTCGACGGCAACGAGCTCGCTTCTCGATGACCGAGCGTGGGAGCAACCGCTCGAGCAATCCCTCTCTCTCGTCGACTCCGACGGGCGAGCTACACATCGTTCGGCACTCGAATCACTCGAGGTGCACACAGACGACGCAACGATCGCCGTCGCCGCGGCATCGCGGTGGCGCGCTCACCTCATGAGCTTCGACGCTCACCAGCAGGGGCACGGCTCGGGAATGACGGGCGAGGCGACGAGCATTGCGACCATCACTGCCGTTTCGGTTTTGCGCGGCGCGTGGGAAGTTCGCCTTGCGCGTGTCGACGACATCGCCGCCGCCGACTCCTGGTCTCTGCGGTGGGGCGGCTGGCCCGTGCCCGCGGACGGAACCCTCGTCAGCAGCATCCACTCGCTCGGGAGGGATGCTGATGCCTCTGCGATCACCCAAACCGACGCGAGCCCTCTTACCGCTGTGACGACGGTGCCAACGCTCACAACGCCTCTCGCCACCGGATCGTGGCAGGCTGCCCTGCTCGCCCTGGCGGGCACAACAGACACAGGCGACGCGAGCATCACGATCGATGCCGACCTCGCGAGCATCTCGTGGCCCGACAACACGTCGACGGTTCTTCGGCTGCCGAGCGCAGCATCCGGCCCCATTCTGTCCGACCCCAACCAGTCCCTTCATTACGGGACACCTCGGTGA